A genomic region of Janthinobacterium lividum contains the following coding sequences:
- a CDS encoding peroxiredoxin family protein, which yields MSTSPSASKSWIKPALIAVFVAGVAAAAYLSLNDKQSAPDVTFHGIHGEKITSSSLRGKVVMVNFWATSCTTCVAEMPDMVDTYNKYKGQGLEFVAVAMKYDPANYVLNFAETRQLPFKVALDVTGEAAKAYGDVALTPTTFVLDKQGKILKRYVGKPEFAELHKLLETAIAG from the coding sequence ATGTCAACTTCGCCATCCGCAAGCAAGTCCTGGATCAAACCAGCCCTGATCGCCGTCTTCGTGGCGGGCGTGGCGGCGGCAGCCTACCTGTCGCTGAATGACAAGCAAAGCGCGCCGGACGTGACCTTCCACGGCATCCATGGCGAGAAAATCACCTCGTCCAGCCTGCGCGGCAAGGTGGTGATGGTCAATTTCTGGGCTACCTCGTGCACCACATGCGTGGCGGAAATGCCGGACATGGTCGATACCTACAACAAGTACAAGGGGCAGGGACTGGAATTCGTGGCCGTGGCCATGAAATACGATCCGGCCAACTACGTGCTGAACTTCGCCGAAACACGCCAGCTGCCGTTCAAGGTGGCACTCGACGTGACGGGCGAGGCGGCCAAGGCCTACGGCGACGTGGCCCTGACGCCCACCACCTTCGTGCTCGACAAGCAGGGCAAGATCCTCAAGCGCTACGTGGGCAAGCCCGAGTTTGCCGAACTGCACAAGCTGCTGGAAACCGCCATCGCCGGTTGA
- a CDS encoding sigma-70 family RNA polymerase sigma factor, whose product MSPAAQSLDPQQLKAWLLAAGNKDATAFRHLYHSTSSKLFGFALRILHKQELAEEALQEGFVAIWNNAATYQSHLAAPMTWMATIVRNKAFDVLRRSDDTVEIDAEQFDSEVMNALRDPQATPIESLQLSGDAKALAFCMSALEGLHRQVVALAFYHDLSHSEVAQQMSLPIGTVKTWIRRSLERLRTCLAKREAS is encoded by the coding sequence GTGTCCCCAGCCGCTCAATCGCTCGACCCGCAGCAACTGAAAGCCTGGCTGCTTGCCGCCGGTAACAAGGACGCCACCGCGTTCCGCCACCTCTATCACTCCACCTCATCGAAACTGTTTGGCTTTGCGCTGCGTATATTGCATAAGCAAGAGCTCGCTGAAGAAGCCTTGCAAGAGGGGTTCGTCGCCATCTGGAACAATGCCGCCACTTACCAGAGCCATCTGGCGGCGCCGATGACCTGGATGGCCACCATCGTGCGCAACAAGGCGTTCGATGTGCTGCGGCGCAGCGACGATACCGTGGAAATCGATGCCGAACAATTTGATAGCGAAGTCATGAATGCACTCCGGGATCCCCAGGCCACGCCGATCGAGTCGCTGCAACTGAGCGGTGACGCCAAGGCGCTGGCGTTTTGCATGTCCGCCCTGGAAGGGCTGCACCGGCAGGTGGTCGCCTTGGCCTTCTATCATGACCTGTCGCACAGCGAAGTGGCGCAGCAGATGTCGCTGCCGATCGGCACCGTGAAGACCTGGATACGCCGCAGCCTGGAACGGCTGCGCACGTGCCTGGCGAAACGGGAGGCATCATGA
- a CDS encoding anti-sigma factor domain-containing protein: protein MNIRGNDVLRQKLASEYVLGTLKGGARRRFEGWLHNDADLRNITAEWRQRLEPMAEFATPVAPPKRVWQQIEQRLHLAPQGGWSLWRDSLSFWRSLGMASSAIAALLVIVVATRVMDAPQISYVASLTDEKAQTALLLTADSRHGALEVRMVGNAPVPSDKDLELWAVPKSGNPRSLGLLADKGSVKLALSQRAIGNDVALLAVTLEPKGGSPDPNGPTGPILYKGNWVKI from the coding sequence ATGAATATCCGCGGCAATGACGTGCTGCGCCAGAAACTGGCGTCCGAATACGTGCTGGGCACCCTGAAAGGGGGCGCGCGGCGGCGTTTCGAAGGCTGGCTGCACAACGACGCCGACTTGCGCAATATCACGGCCGAATGGCGCCAGCGCCTGGAACCGATGGCGGAATTTGCCACGCCCGTGGCGCCGCCCAAACGCGTGTGGCAGCAGATCGAGCAGCGCCTGCACCTGGCGCCGCAAGGCGGCTGGTCGTTGTGGCGCGATTCGCTGTCGTTCTGGCGTTCGCTGGGCATGGCCTCGAGCGCCATCGCCGCGCTGCTGGTGATCGTCGTGGCCACGCGCGTGATGGACGCGCCGCAAATCAGCTATGTCGCCAGCCTGACGGACGAGAAAGCGCAAACGGCCCTGCTGCTGACGGCCGACAGCCGCCACGGCGCGCTCGAGGTGCGCATGGTGGGCAACGCGCCCGTGCCGAGCGATAAGGATCTGGAACTGTGGGCCGTGCCGAAGAGCGGCAACCCGCGCTCCTTGGGTTTATTGGCCGACAAGGGCAGCGTGAAACTGGCGTTGTCCCAGCGCGCCATCGGCAACGACGTGGCCCTGCTGGCCGTTACCCTGGAGCCGAAAGGCGGTTCGCCGGATCCGAACGGACCGACGGGACCAATCTTGTACAAGGGTAACTGGGTGAAAATTTAG
- a CDS encoding PaaI family thioesterase — translation MSNPEITVAMLNERGTGRLPGHLGIVITAVGDGQLTAELPVLPHLLAPNGYLHAGSVVTLADTASGYGCIVNLPEGASNFTTIELKSNHLGTAREGTLTCTAKVEHKGRNTQVWDAVVKSKETGKTIALFRCTQMILYPK, via the coding sequence ATGAGCAATCCCGAGATCACCGTAGCAATGTTGAATGAACGCGGCACCGGCCGCCTGCCTGGCCACCTGGGCATCGTCATCACGGCAGTGGGCGACGGCCAGCTGACGGCGGAATTGCCCGTGCTGCCGCATCTGCTGGCGCCGAATGGCTATCTGCACGCGGGCAGCGTGGTGACCCTGGCCGACACGGCTTCCGGCTATGGCTGCATCGTCAACCTGCCCGAGGGCGCCAGCAATTTCACGACCATCGAACTGAAATCGAACCACCTGGGCACGGCCCGCGAAGGCACGCTCACCTGCACGGCCAAGGTTGAGCACAAGGGCCGCAACACGCAGGTGTGGGATGCCGTGGTGAAAAGCAAGGAAACGGGCAAGACGATTGCCCTGTTCCGCTGTACGCAGATGATTCTGTATCCTAAATAA
- a CDS encoding PepSY-associated TM helix domain-containing protein: MSQRSIKWLFAKLHLYAGLWFGALFVLLGLTGSAIAWMPELDAWLNPTLLQASTPAPGQVFQVTPRTLQAVVDGLTADPAYGKPSQLNPPADARDVYVASYRQAGTPSPFSQAIVRQVMVDPYTLQVKGERDWGRFGLTRPLLMSGMFHLHRYVLSGEVGKTITGISGVMLLLMALSGVYLWWPRLQWLAIRRALTVSHGGSWPRFNYTFHKAAGFFAAPVLAMLAFSGIYFNLPQLIVPLVALVSTVPDTAKLKNVQQDGAVLDAGQAMAAAQKLYPQARVSRIVLPAKKDQPYDVRVRQPGEIAHGDGATRITLDARSGLPLRIRDPLRAPAGDVFLGWQFPLHSGQAFGVAGRAFITVFGLMPLLFLLTGTLVWWKRRRRRK, from the coding sequence ATGTCGCAACGTTCGATCAAGTGGTTGTTTGCCAAGCTGCACCTGTATGCGGGACTGTGGTTTGGCGCCCTGTTCGTCCTGCTGGGCTTGACGGGGTCGGCTATCGCCTGGATGCCGGAACTCGATGCCTGGCTCAATCCCACACTGTTGCAGGCGAGCACGCCCGCGCCTGGCCAGGTATTCCAGGTCACGCCGCGCACGCTGCAAGCCGTGGTGGACGGACTCACGGCCGACCCTGCTTACGGCAAGCCGAGCCAGCTCAATCCACCGGCCGATGCGCGCGACGTGTACGTGGCCTCATACCGCCAGGCGGGCACGCCATCCCCTTTCAGCCAGGCCATCGTGCGTCAGGTGATGGTCGATCCCTACACCTTGCAAGTCAAAGGCGAGCGCGACTGGGGGCGTTTCGGCCTCACGCGCCCGTTGCTGATGTCGGGCATGTTTCATCTGCACCGCTATGTATTGTCCGGCGAGGTGGGCAAGACCATTACGGGCATCTCGGGCGTGATGCTGCTGCTGATGGCCTTGAGCGGCGTCTATCTGTGGTGGCCGCGCCTGCAGTGGCTGGCGATCAGGCGTGCCTTGACGGTGTCGCATGGCGGCTCCTGGCCCCGCTTCAACTATACGTTCCACAAGGCAGCCGGTTTCTTTGCCGCGCCCGTGCTGGCCATGCTCGCCTTTTCCGGCATCTATTTCAATTTGCCGCAATTGATCGTGCCGCTGGTGGCGCTCGTATCGACGGTGCCGGACACGGCCAAACTGAAGAATGTGCAGCAGGACGGCGCCGTGCTCGATGCGGGCCAGGCCATGGCCGCCGCGCAGAAGCTGTATCCGCAGGCGCGCGTGTCGCGCATCGTGCTGCCGGCGAAAAAGGACCAGCCGTATGACGTGCGCGTGCGCCAGCCCGGTGAAATCGCCCACGGCGACGGCGCCACGCGCATCACCCTGGATGCGCGCAGCGGCTTGCCCCTGCGCATACGCGATCCCTTGCGGGCGCCGGCCGGCGACGTCTTCCTGGGCTGGCAATTTCCCCTGCACTCAGGCCAGGCTTTTGGCGTGGCCGGGCGCGCCTTTATCACGGTGTTCGGCCTGATGCCGCTGCTGTTCCTGCTGACGGGGACGTTGGTGTGGTGGAAACGGCGGCGTCGCCGGAAATAA
- a CDS encoding TonB-dependent receptor translates to MQHTPRLSALSLALASLFSFSAHAAEPAEASADTAPQDMQKVEVTSAHLKSARIELSPKVGTTIYSIDSHMVDMLGQGDNTPFNEVLLRLPGVSQDSKGSGALHVRDDHANVQYRINGVQLPESISGFGQSIDTRLIDKTDFMTGALPAQFGLRTAGIVDIETKEGGMTPGGRIGIMVGSHDHVEPSAEFFGSVGKFNYYLSGSYLGNSLGVENPQDTRSALHDKTRQNKSFGSLSYFLDDNTRLGAMFGTYNGRFQIPNNPDQAPAFSLAGHSDAQAGTSSIPSSQLNENQREVNRFLVLSLQKSLGDLNYQVSAFHQYSELHFTPDAIGDLIYNGVASDSRRANSASGAQFDISYKLHQDHTVRAGLAYTRQKTTSDNTVAVFPAMDGAQTSTTPITVLDNSGKTGTLASFYLQDEWHISKPLTLNYGARFDKVSAYTSEQQWSPRVNLAYQLAPGTALHAGYSRYFTPPPQELAAQGSIDLYANTTNAPEIGQSDNVKAERTHYYDVGISHQVNSKLTVTADVYYKKINNLLDEGQFGQALILTPFNYADGYAKGLELSAIYSEKNWGLFLNASTQKAQGRNINSGQALFGADELNYISKNYVYLDHDQKYTLSGGGHYHFGDSQVSADFLYGSGLRMTPDGGAPNSGHLPGYFTVNTALTHTWKNTPVGKVEGRLALINLFDKSYLLRDGSGVGVGAPQYGARRSFYAGLSTSF, encoded by the coding sequence ATGCAACACACACCACGCTTGAGCGCGCTGTCGCTCGCCCTTGCCAGCCTGTTCAGCTTTTCCGCCCACGCCGCCGAGCCTGCCGAAGCCAGTGCCGATACTGCACCGCAAGACATGCAAAAGGTGGAAGTCACCTCCGCCCATTTAAAAAGCGCCCGCATCGAGCTGTCGCCAAAAGTCGGCACCACCATCTACAGCATCGACAGCCACATGGTCGACATGCTGGGCCAGGGCGACAACACGCCATTCAATGAAGTACTGCTGCGCCTGCCGGGCGTATCGCAGGATTCGAAGGGTTCCGGCGCCCTGCACGTGCGCGACGACCATGCCAACGTGCAATACCGCATCAATGGCGTGCAGTTGCCGGAAAGCATCAGCGGCTTCGGCCAGTCGATCGATACGCGCCTGATCGACAAGACGGATTTCATGACGGGCGCCTTGCCGGCCCAGTTCGGCCTGCGTACGGCGGGCATTGTCGATATTGAAACGAAGGAGGGCGGCATGACACCTGGCGGGCGCATCGGCATCATGGTCGGCAGCCACGACCATGTGGAGCCGAGTGCCGAATTTTTCGGCAGCGTGGGCAAGTTTAATTACTACCTGTCCGGCAGCTATCTGGGCAATTCCCTGGGCGTGGAAAACCCGCAGGATACGCGCAGCGCCCTGCACGACAAGACGCGCCAGAACAAATCGTTCGGCAGCCTGTCGTATTTCCTCGACGACAATACGCGCCTGGGCGCCATGTTCGGCACCTACAACGGCCGCTTCCAGATACCGAACAATCCGGATCAGGCGCCCGCCTTCTCGCTGGCTGGCCACAGCGATGCGCAGGCGGGCACGTCCAGTATCCCGTCGTCGCAGCTGAATGAAAACCAGCGCGAAGTGAACCGCTTCCTCGTGCTGTCGCTGCAAAAGAGCCTGGGCGACCTCAATTACCAGGTTTCCGCCTTCCACCAGTATTCGGAACTGCACTTCACGCCGGATGCCATCGGCGACCTGATCTACAACGGCGTGGCATCGGATTCGCGCCGCGCGAACAGCGCCTCGGGTGCCCAGTTCGACATCAGCTACAAATTGCACCAGGACCACACCGTGCGCGCGGGCCTGGCCTACACGCGCCAGAAGACGACCAGCGACAACACGGTGGCCGTCTTCCCCGCGATGGACGGCGCGCAAACGTCGACCACACCCATCACGGTACTGGACAACAGCGGCAAGACGGGCACGCTGGCCAGTTTCTACCTGCAGGATGAATGGCATATCAGTAAACCCCTGACCCTGAACTATGGCGCCCGCTTCGACAAGGTCTCGGCCTACACCAGCGAGCAGCAATGGAGCCCGCGCGTCAACCTGGCGTATCAACTGGCGCCGGGCACGGCCCTGCACGCCGGCTATTCGCGCTACTTCACGCCGCCGCCGCAGGAACTGGCGGCGCAAGGCAGCATCGACCTGTATGCGAACACGACGAATGCGCCGGAAATCGGCCAGTCGGACAACGTCAAGGCCGAGCGCACGCACTACTACGACGTCGGCATCAGCCACCAGGTCAACTCAAAACTGACCGTGACGGCCGATGTGTACTATAAAAAGATCAACAATCTGCTGGACGAAGGCCAGTTCGGCCAGGCGCTGATCTTGACGCCATTCAACTATGCGGACGGCTACGCCAAGGGCCTGGAATTGTCGGCCATTTACAGCGAGAAAAACTGGGGCCTGTTCCTCAACGCCAGCACGCAAAAGGCGCAGGGCCGCAACATCAATTCGGGCCAGGCCCTGTTTGGCGCCGATGAGTTGAACTACATCAGCAAGAACTATGTCTACCTCGATCATGACCAGAAATACACGCTATCGGGCGGCGGCCATTATCACTTTGGCGATTCGCAAGTGAGCGCTGACTTCCTTTACGGCAGCGGCCTGCGCATGACGCCGGACGGCGGCGCACCGAATTCCGGTCATCTGCCCGGTTATTTCACCGTCAACACAGCGCTTACGCACACGTGGAAAAATACGCCCGTCGGCAAGGTCGAGGGACGTCTGGCCTTGATCAACCTGTTCGATAAATCGTATCTGCTGCGCGACGGTTCCGGCGTGGGCGTAGGCGCACCGCAATACGGCGCCCGCCGCAGTTTCTATGCCGGCTTGTCCACAAGCTTCTAA
- a CDS encoding uracil-DNA glycosylase, with translation MDVRIDASWKARLEGEFAQPYWERLAAFVKEEYAAGPCCPPGKTIFRAFDLTPFEQVKVVILGQDPYHTPGAAMGLCFSIPEGKPSQPSLQNIFKELHSDAGVVRTRTDLSDWAEQGVFLLNSVLTVRAGTAGSHAAKGWEKLTDSAIRHLSAEREHLVFILWGGYAQAKRSLIDPGKHLVLAAPHPSPLSASKGFFGSKPFSLANAYLQAHGQAAIAWG, from the coding sequence ATGGACGTACGCATCGACGCATCGTGGAAGGCGCGGCTGGAGGGCGAGTTTGCCCAGCCTTACTGGGAACGCCTGGCCGCCTTCGTGAAGGAAGAGTATGCGGCAGGGCCGTGTTGTCCGCCGGGGAAAACCATCTTCCGGGCGTTCGACCTGACGCCGTTCGAGCAAGTCAAGGTGGTGATCCTGGGACAAGACCCGTATCACACGCCCGGTGCGGCCATGGGCCTGTGTTTTTCCATTCCCGAAGGCAAGCCGTCGCAGCCGAGCCTGCAGAATATCTTCAAGGAATTACATAGCGACGCAGGCGTGGTGCGCACGCGTACGGATTTGTCCGATTGGGCCGAGCAAGGGGTATTTTTGCTCAACAGTGTGCTGACGGTGCGCGCGGGCACGGCCGGTTCGCACGCGGCCAAGGGGTGGGAGAAATTGACGGACAGCGCGATCCGCCACCTGTCCGCCGAGCGCGAGCACCTGGTTTTCATCCTGTGGGGCGGCTACGCGCAAGCCAAGCGCAGCCTGATCGACCCCGGCAAGCACCTGGTGCTGGCGGCGCCCCATCCGTCTCCCTTGTCGGCAAGTAAAGGTTTCTTTGGCAGCAAGCCATTCAGCCTGGCGAATGCTTACCTGCAAGCGCATGGCCAGGCGGCCATCGCCTGGGGATAA
- the lipA gene encoding lipoyl synthase — protein sequence MTSETISSTAPAATAAPAYNPSEKQKGASKTSRIPIKIIPIEQVERLKKPDWIRVKAASASTRFYEIKDILRENKLVTVCEEASCPNIGECFGKGTATFMIMGDKCTRRCPFCDVGHGRPDPLDKEEPANLSKTIAKLRLNYVVITSVDRDDLRDGGAGHFVECIQQTRALSPNTRIEVLVPDFRGRLEKALNLFKDGLPDVMNHNLETAPRLYKEARPGSDYMHSLKLLKDFKAMYPDVKTKSGIMVGLGETDEEILQVMRDMREHDIDMLTIGQYLAPSNSHLPVRRYVHPDVFKMFEEEAYKMGFTHAAVGAMVRSSYHADEQAHSAGVESALNF from the coding sequence ATGACTTCTGAGACCATTTCCAGCACCGCCCCCGCCGCTACTGCCGCTCCCGCGTACAACCCGAGCGAAAAGCAAAAAGGCGCCAGCAAGACTTCGCGCATCCCGATCAAGATCATTCCGATCGAGCAAGTCGAGCGCTTGAAAAAGCCGGACTGGATCCGCGTCAAGGCCGCCTCGGCATCGACGCGCTTCTATGAAATCAAGGACATCCTGCGCGAAAACAAACTCGTCACCGTGTGCGAGGAAGCCAGCTGCCCGAACATCGGCGAATGTTTCGGCAAGGGCACGGCCACCTTCATGATCATGGGCGACAAGTGCACGCGCCGCTGCCCGTTCTGCGACGTCGGCCATGGCCGCCCGGACCCGCTGGACAAGGAAGAGCCGGCCAACCTGTCGAAAACCATCGCCAAGCTGCGTCTGAACTACGTCGTCATCACCTCCGTCGACCGCGATGACTTGCGCGACGGCGGCGCCGGCCATTTCGTCGAGTGCATCCAGCAAACGCGCGCCCTGTCGCCGAACACCCGTATCGAGGTGCTGGTGCCCGACTTCCGCGGCCGCCTGGAAAAAGCCCTGAACCTGTTCAAGGATGGCTTGCCTGACGTCATGAACCACAACCTGGAAACGGCGCCGCGCCTGTACAAGGAAGCCCGTCCCGGCTCCGACTACATGCACTCGCTGAAGCTGCTGAAAGATTTCAAGGCCATGTACCCGGACGTGAAAACCAAGTCCGGCATCATGGTGGGCCTGGGTGAGACGGACGAGGAAATCCTGCAAGTCATGCGCGACATGCGCGAGCACGACATCGACATGCTGACCATCGGCCAATACCTGGCGCCATCGAACAGCCACTTGCCCGTGCGCCGCTACGTGCACCCGGACGTCTTTAAAATGTTCGAGGAAGAAGCGTACAAGATGGGCTTCACCCACGCTGCCGTGGGCGCCATGGTGCGCAGCTCGTACCACGCGGATGAACAGGCGCACAGCGCCGGCGTGGAATCGGCGCTGAATTTCTAA
- the lipB gene encoding lipoyl(octanoyl) transferase LipB, with the protein MTTTRTETALIRELGRVDYEPTFAAMRAFTDARTTETRDELWIVEHPPVFTLGLAADRGHLLAGADAIPVVQTDRGGEVTFHGPGQVVIYLLMDLRRNKPGGKLYARQFVHKIEQAIINVLAAYNLAGERIDGAPGIYLAGGPDKGAKIAALGLKVRGNGCTYHGVSLNVAMDLAPFSWINPCGYSGLKTVDMRSMGVVVPLAEVQRALAHELTVLLDVSEANSAAGAPQAADA; encoded by the coding sequence ATGACCACCACCCGCACCGAAACGGCGCTGATCCGCGAGCTGGGCCGCGTCGATTACGAGCCCACCTTTGCCGCCATGCGCGCCTTCACCGACGCGCGCACGACGGAGACGCGCGACGAATTGTGGATCGTCGAGCATCCGCCCGTGTTCACCCTGGGCCTGGCTGCCGACCGCGGCCATTTGCTGGCGGGAGCTGACGCGATCCCCGTGGTGCAGACGGACCGTGGCGGCGAAGTCACGTTCCACGGTCCCGGCCAGGTGGTGATTTACCTGCTGATGGACTTGCGCCGCAACAAGCCGGGCGGCAAGCTGTATGCGCGCCAGTTCGTGCATAAAATCGAGCAAGCCATCATCAACGTGCTGGCGGCGTATAATCTCGCTGGCGAGCGCATCGATGGCGCGCCTGGCATCTATCTTGCCGGCGGACCAGACAAGGGTGCGAAGATCGCCGCGCTGGGCTTGAAAGTGCGCGGCAACGGCTGCACCTACCATGGCGTATCGCTCAACGTGGCGATGGACCTGGCGCCGTTTTCCTGGATTAACCCGTGCGGCTATTCCGGCCTGAAGACGGTGGACATGCGCAGCATGGGCGTCGTGGTGCCGCTGGCCGAGGTGCAGCGGGCCCTGGCCCATGAATTGACCGTATTACTCGATGTAAGCGAAGCAAACAGCGCCGCAGGCGCGCCTCAGGCAGCGGATGCCTGA
- a CDS encoding PLP-dependent aminotransferase family protein, with protein sequence MPRGKSPHALDLPRPTSWLDKAGVNKQDGAYEALRSAILTKMLPAGSRLPSSRTLAERWELSRGTIETVFDRLHAEAYVTRVPGSGTRVCAVVPERFLMAGFADATPAGTFSAPIPVSDTGVRDGLPFVARRADASLFPMAAWSKCATRALAAATPEQLCSADPAGLPQLRQQIADFLAKYRGIRCDPQDIVVTTGIRHAIDLLARSIVRDGDKVCLEEPGYPAARALFALAGAVPVDIAVDAEGIDCAALAAHADASLAYVTPAHQSPLGVTMSVTRRLALLEWANDSGAWVVEDDYDSEFNYQSAPLAALKALDQYQRVIYCGSFNKTLFAGLRVGFMVLPPALRPQLLRTLQLTGRSVGVTEQLALSAWMEDGAFVRHLRQARLAYKERRDLLLACLEQTAPGRYAISGQQAGFHCVLWLPPGSDERAFCARAAQEGLALQPLGDFCHSAKLAPAVLLGYTALNAAQIRHAAQKMGRLLLLPESVPE encoded by the coding sequence ATGCCGCGAGGAAAATCACCACACGCCCTGGACTTGCCTCGTCCCACCAGCTGGCTCGACAAGGCGGGCGTCAACAAGCAGGATGGCGCGTATGAAGCGCTGCGCTCGGCCATCCTGACGAAGATGCTGCCGGCGGGCAGCCGTTTGCCGTCCAGCCGCACCCTGGCGGAACGGTGGGAGTTGTCGCGCGGCACCATCGAAACCGTGTTCGACCGCCTGCATGCGGAAGCGTACGTGACGCGCGTGCCCGGTTCCGGCACGCGCGTGTGCGCCGTCGTGCCGGAACGCTTCTTGATGGCAGGATTTGCGGATGCCACCCCAGCCGGGACATTTTCCGCGCCGATACCGGTGTCCGATACGGGGGTGCGCGACGGCTTGCCCTTCGTGGCGCGGCGCGCCGACGCCAGCCTGTTTCCCATGGCCGCCTGGTCCAAGTGCGCCACGCGGGCCCTGGCCGCCGCCACGCCGGAACAGCTGTGCAGCGCCGATCCGGCCGGCCTGCCCCAGCTGCGCCAGCAGATCGCCGATTTCCTTGCCAAGTACCGCGGCATCCGCTGCGACCCGCAGGACATCGTTGTCACCACCGGCATCCGCCACGCGATCGACTTGCTGGCGCGCAGCATCGTGCGCGATGGCGACAAGGTGTGCCTGGAAGAACCGGGCTACCCGGCCGCGCGCGCCCTGTTCGCCCTGGCCGGTGCCGTGCCGGTGGACATTGCCGTCGACGCCGAAGGCATCGATTGCGCCGCCCTGGCCGCGCATGCGGACGCCAGCCTCGCGTATGTGACGCCGGCGCACCAGTCACCGCTGGGCGTGACCATGTCCGTCACGCGCCGCCTGGCCTTGCTGGAATGGGCGAACGACAGCGGCGCCTGGGTGGTGGAAGACGATTACGACAGCGAATTCAATTACCAGAGCGCCCCGCTGGCAGCCCTGAAGGCGCTGGACCAGTACCAGCGCGTGATTTACTGTGGCAGTTTCAACAAGACCCTGTTTGCCGGCCTGCGCGTGGGCTTCATGGTGCTGCCGCCCGCCTTGCGCCCGCAGTTGCTGCGCACCCTGCAGTTGACGGGCAGGTCCGTGGGCGTGACGGAGCAACTGGCGCTGTCCGCCTGGATGGAAGACGGCGCTTTCGTGCGCCATTTGCGCCAGGCGCGGCTGGCCTACAAGGAGCGGCGCGACCTGCTGCTGGCCTGCCTCGAGCAGACCGCCCCCGGCCGCTACGCCATTTCCGGCCAGCAGGCGGGCTTTCATTGCGTGCTGTGGCTGCCGCCAGGCAGCGACGAGCGGGCATTTTGCGCGCGCGCGGCGCAAGAGGGGCTGGCGCTGCAGCCGCTCGGCGATTTTTGCCATAGCGCCAAGCTGGCGCCGGCCGTGCTGCTCGGCTACACGGCCCTGAATGCGGCCCAGATACGCCATGCTGCACAAAAAATGGGCAGATTGCTGCTGTTGCCAGAGTCCGTCCCGGAATGA
- a CDS encoding multidrug effflux MFS transporter, with protein sequence MQKQIALWAWGGIVLLLVCLSRISIDIYLPSLPAMADALHASDAQLQLTLSLFMAGSAASMLACGPLADRYGRRPVLLAGTGIFVLASIVCTVTSDVHVLIAARVLQAFGGCSGTIIGRVMVRDRFDPATQARMLGQISMVMGLSPILAPLAGSVLDAAFGWRAVFGVLCLLGALSLWLIAAYVPETRPASVVPQGNTLALYRRLLGDAYFLRYALAIGCVYCTYFPFIAESSVLLQRGMHLSPGAYALVFGLTVSGYIAGSSLFRALGPRLGADYMLGVAVLINVAGAASLLLAGSLAPQHVASLVVPMLLVMVSVGMAIPACQLAVLQPYGDQAGSASGLFFFVQMAITAACGAVIAAITDGSEKPLLWVTAAASAAFALVWRLTKRQPARATACLT encoded by the coding sequence ATGCAGAAACAAATCGCTTTATGGGCCTGGGGCGGCATCGTGCTGCTGCTGGTCTGCCTGTCGCGCATCAGCATCGACATCTATCTGCCTTCGCTGCCGGCCATGGCCGATGCCCTGCACGCCAGCGATGCACAGTTGCAACTGACCCTGAGCCTGTTCATGGCCGGCTCGGCCGCTTCGATGCTCGCTTGCGGGCCGCTGGCCGACCGTTACGGGCGCCGCCCCGTGCTGCTGGCCGGCACGGGCATTTTTGTGCTCGCCAGCATCGTCTGCACCGTGACGTCCGACGTGCACGTGCTGATCGCCGCGCGCGTGCTGCAGGCGTTCGGCGGCTGCAGCGGCACCATCATCGGCCGGGTGATGGTGCGCGACCGCTTCGATCCCGCCACGCAGGCGCGCATGCTGGGGCAAATCTCGATGGTGATGGGCTTGTCGCCGATCCTGGCGCCGCTGGCCGGCAGCGTGCTCGATGCGGCATTCGGCTGGCGCGCCGTGTTTGGCGTGCTGTGCCTGCTGGGCGCGCTGTCGCTGTGGCTGATCGCCGCGTATGTTCCGGAAACCAGGCCGGCCAGCGTCGTGCCACAGGGCAATACCCTGGCGCTGTACCGCCGCCTGCTGGGCGACGCGTATTTCCTGCGCTATGCGCTGGCCATCGGCTGCGTGTACTGCACGTATTTTCCGTTCATCGCGGAATCGTCCGTGCTGTTGCAAAGGGGCATGCACCTGTCGCCCGGCGCGTATGCGCTGGTGTTCGGCCTGACGGTGAGCGGCTATATCGCGGGGTCGAGCCTGTTCCGCGCGCTGGGACCGCGCCTGGGCGCCGATTACATGCTGGGTGTGGCGGTGCTGATCAATGTGGCGGGCGCGGCCAGCCTGTTGCTGGCGGGTAGTCTGGCGCCGCAGCACGTGGCGTCGCTGGTGGTGCCCATGCTGCTGGTGATGGTGTCGGTGGGCATGGCCATCCCGGCCTGCCAGCTGGCCGTGCTGCAGCCGTATGGCGATCAGGCGGGCAGCGCCTCGGGCCTGTTCTTCTTCGTGCAGATGGCCATCACGGCCGCCTGCGGCGCCGTCATCGCCGCCATCACGGATGGCAGCGAAAAGCCGCTGCTGTGGGTAACGGCGGCGGCCAGCGCGGCCTTTGCCCTCGTGTGGCGGCTGACGAAACGCCAGCCCGCCAGGGCAACAGCATGTCTTACATGA